One genomic region from Xiphophorus couchianus chromosome 21, X_couchianus-1.0, whole genome shotgun sequence encodes:
- the timm21 gene encoding mitochondrial import inner membrane translocase subunit Tim21 yields the protein MMAYAHILKVLHRRLRQTATQLCVQKCYVVHTHRALCTAPAFVRLGTKISSLDCLTASQRHQVASVHCTARNRSSPEDRGKSVSRYQSGTPKPSAAQKVKDAGRDFTYLIVVLIGLGVTGGLLYVVFQELFSSSSPNKVYSRAFDIVKSHPEVIGAFGEPIKCYGETTRRGRRQQVSHVEYMKDGLKHMRLKFYIEGSEPGLKGTVHSESKENAETGKYEFRYLFVDVDTYPRRSIIVEDNR from the exons ATGATGGCTTATGCTCACATTTTGAAAGTCCTGCACAGACGTCTGAGACAAACCGCGACACAACTCTGCGTGCAAAAGTGCTACGTTGTTCACACGCACAGGGCATTATGCACAGCACCAGCATTTGTCCGTCTCGGGACAAAGATTTCGTCACTGGACTGTCTCACTGCAAGTCAGAGACACCAAGTTGCGTCTGTCCATTGTACAGCCAGAAACAGAAGCAGCCCCGAAGACAGAGGCAAGTCTGTGTCCAGGTATCAGAGTGGGACCCCTAAACCTTCAGCTGCACAGAAAG TGAAAGACGCTGGAAGAGATTTCACCTACTTGATAGTAGTTCTCATCGGGCTGGGAGTGACAG GTGGGCTGCTGTATGTGGTGTTTCAAGAACTGTTTTCTTCCTCCAGCCCAAACAAGGTCTACAGCAGAGCTTTTGACATAGTCAAATCCCACCCAGAG GTGATTGGTGCCTTTGGCGAGCCAATCAAATGCTATGGTGAGACCACCCGTCGAGGAAGGAGGCAGCAAGTCAG TCACGTGGAGTACATGAAGGATGGACTAAAACACATGAGACTTAAATTTTACATTGAAGGCTCAGAACCGGGCCTGAAAGGAACGGTTCACTCGGAGTCAAAAGAG aaTGCTGAAACTGGAAAATATGAATTTCGCTATCTATTTGTGGACGTAGACACATACCCCAGGAGGAGCATTATTGTGGAAGACAACAGATGA